One window of Sardina pilchardus chromosome 2, fSarPil1.1, whole genome shotgun sequence genomic DNA carries:
- the ap1m1 gene encoding AP-1 complex subunit mu-1 isoform X1 — protein sequence MFQGLNRTRSPNVGHQKVLICRNYRGDVDMSEIEHFMTLLMDKEEEGTLSPILAHGAVRFMWIKHNNLYLVATSKKNACVSLVFSFLYKIVQVFSEYFKELEEESIRDNFVIIYELLDELMDFGYPQTTDSKILQEYITQEGHKLDTGAPRPPATVTNAVSWRSEGIKYRKNEVFLDVIESVNLLVSANGNVLRSEIVGSIKMRVFLSGMPELRLGLNDKVLFENTGRGKSKSVELEDVKFHQCVRLSRFENDRTISFIPPDGEFELMSYRLNTHVKPLIWIESVIEKHSHSRIEYMIKAKSQFKRRSTANNVEIHIPVPTDADSPKFKTTVGSVKWVPENSEIVWSIKSFPGGKEYLMRAHFGLPSVEAEDKEGKPPISVKFEIPYFTTSGIQVRYLKIIEKSGYQALPWVRYITQNGDYQLRTQ from the exons GTGCTGATCTGCCGTAACTACCGCGGCGATGTGGACATGTCTGAGATCGAGCACTTCATGACCCTGCTGATggataaggaggaggagggcacgCTCTCGCCCATCCTGGCCCACGGAGCAGTGCGTTTCATGTGGATCAAGCACAACAACCTCTACC TTGTTGCTACATCGAAGAAGAATGCTTGTGTTTCACTGGTCTTCTCCTTCCTCTACAAGATTGTGCAG GTGTTCTCGGAGTACTtcaaggagctggaggaggagagcatcAGGGACAACTTTGTCATCATCTACGAGCTGCTGGACGAGCTCATGGACTTTGGCTACCCGCAGACCACAGACAGCAAAATCCTGCAGGA atacaTCACTCAGGAGGGCCACAAGCTGGACACGGGGgctccccgcccccccgccaCGGTCACCAACGCCGTCTCCTGGAGGTCAGAGGGCATCAAGTACAGGAAGAACGAGGTGTTCCTGGACGTCATCGAGTCGGTCAACCTGCTG GTGAGCGCCAACGGCAACGTGCTCCGCAGCGAGATCGTGGGCTCCATCAAAATGCGCGTGTTCCTGTCCGGCATGCCAGAACTGCGCCTGGGCCTCAACGACAAGGTTCTCTTTGAGAACACTGGCC GTGGTAAGAGCAAGTCTGTGGAGCTTGAGGATGTGAAGTTCCACCAGTGCGTGCGTCTGTCTCGCTTTGAGAACGACCGCACCATCTCCTTCATCCCGCCCGACGGCGAGTTTGAGCTCATGTCGTACCGACTCAACACACAC GTGAAGCCTCTGATCTGGATTGAGTCTGTGATTGAGAAACACTCCCACAGCAGAATCGAGTACATGATCAAG GCGAAGAGCCAGTTTAAGAGGCGCTCGACCGCCAACAATGTCGAGATCCACATTCCCGTGCCCACCGATGCCGACTCGCCCAAGTTCAAGACCACAGTGGGTAGCGTGAAGTGGGTGCCAGAGAACAGTGAGATCGTTTGGTCCATCAAGTCCTTCCCT ggtgGGAAGGAGTACCTGATGCGGGCTCACTTTGGGCTGCCCAGTGTGGAGGCTGAGGACAAAGAGGGGAAGCCGCCCATCAGCGTGAAGTTTGAGATCCCCTACTTCACCACCTCCGGTATCCAG GTGCGTTACCTGAAGATCATTGAGAAGAGTGGTTACCAGGCCTTACCATGGGTGCGCTACATCACCCAGAACGGGG ACTACCAGCTCAGGACCCAGTAG
- the ap1m1 gene encoding AP-1 complex subunit mu-1 isoform X2 codes for MSASAVYVLDLKGKVLICRNYRGDVDMSEIEHFMTLLMDKEEEGTLSPILAHGAVRFMWIKHNNLYLVATSKKNACVSLVFSFLYKIVQVFSEYFKELEEESIRDNFVIIYELLDELMDFGYPQTTDSKILQEYITQEGHKLDTGAPRPPATVTNAVSWRSEGIKYRKNEVFLDVIESVNLLVSANGNVLRSEIVGSIKMRVFLSGMPELRLGLNDKVLFENTGRGKSKSVELEDVKFHQCVRLSRFENDRTISFIPPDGEFELMSYRLNTHVKPLIWIESVIEKHSHSRIEYMIKAKSQFKRRSTANNVEIHIPVPTDADSPKFKTTVGSVKWVPENSEIVWSIKSFPGGKEYLMRAHFGLPSVEAEDKEGKPPISVKFEIPYFTTSGIQVRYLKIIEKSGYQALPWVRYITQNGDYQLRTQ; via the exons ATGTCGGCAAGTGCCGTATATGTGTTAGATCTCAAAGGCAAG GTGCTGATCTGCCGTAACTACCGCGGCGATGTGGACATGTCTGAGATCGAGCACTTCATGACCCTGCTGATggataaggaggaggagggcacgCTCTCGCCCATCCTGGCCCACGGAGCAGTGCGTTTCATGTGGATCAAGCACAACAACCTCTACC TTGTTGCTACATCGAAGAAGAATGCTTGTGTTTCACTGGTCTTCTCCTTCCTCTACAAGATTGTGCAG GTGTTCTCGGAGTACTtcaaggagctggaggaggagagcatcAGGGACAACTTTGTCATCATCTACGAGCTGCTGGACGAGCTCATGGACTTTGGCTACCCGCAGACCACAGACAGCAAAATCCTGCAGGA atacaTCACTCAGGAGGGCCACAAGCTGGACACGGGGgctccccgcccccccgccaCGGTCACCAACGCCGTCTCCTGGAGGTCAGAGGGCATCAAGTACAGGAAGAACGAGGTGTTCCTGGACGTCATCGAGTCGGTCAACCTGCTG GTGAGCGCCAACGGCAACGTGCTCCGCAGCGAGATCGTGGGCTCCATCAAAATGCGCGTGTTCCTGTCCGGCATGCCAGAACTGCGCCTGGGCCTCAACGACAAGGTTCTCTTTGAGAACACTGGCC GTGGTAAGAGCAAGTCTGTGGAGCTTGAGGATGTGAAGTTCCACCAGTGCGTGCGTCTGTCTCGCTTTGAGAACGACCGCACCATCTCCTTCATCCCGCCCGACGGCGAGTTTGAGCTCATGTCGTACCGACTCAACACACAC GTGAAGCCTCTGATCTGGATTGAGTCTGTGATTGAGAAACACTCCCACAGCAGAATCGAGTACATGATCAAG GCGAAGAGCCAGTTTAAGAGGCGCTCGACCGCCAACAATGTCGAGATCCACATTCCCGTGCCCACCGATGCCGACTCGCCCAAGTTCAAGACCACAGTGGGTAGCGTGAAGTGGGTGCCAGAGAACAGTGAGATCGTTTGGTCCATCAAGTCCTTCCCT ggtgGGAAGGAGTACCTGATGCGGGCTCACTTTGGGCTGCCCAGTGTGGAGGCTGAGGACAAAGAGGGGAAGCCGCCCATCAGCGTGAAGTTTGAGATCCCCTACTTCACCACCTCCGGTATCCAG GTGCGTTACCTGAAGATCATTGAGAAGAGTGGTTACCAGGCCTTACCATGGGTGCGCTACATCACCCAGAACGGGG ACTACCAGCTCAGGACCCAGTAG